In Myripristis murdjan chromosome 2, fMyrMur1.1, whole genome shotgun sequence, a genomic segment contains:
- the LOC115372241 gene encoding kinesin heavy chain-like, translated as MVDAAECGVRVMCRFRPLNEAEINRGDKYIPKFKEDDTVVITGKPYVFDRVLPPNTSQEQVYNDCARQIVRDVLGGYNGTIFAYGQTSSGKTHTMEGKLHDPQLMGIIPRIAHDIFDHIYSMDENLEFHIKVSYFEIYLDKIRDLLDVSKTNLAVHEDKNRVPYVKGCTERFVSSPEEVMDVIDEGKANRHVAVTNMNEHSSRSHSIFLINIKQENIETEKKLSGKLYLVDLAGSEKVSKTGAEGAVLDEAKNINKSLSALGNVISALAEGTKSHVPYRDSKMTRILQDSLGGNCRTTIIICCSPSVYNEAETKSTLMFGQRAKTIKNTVSVNLELTAEEWKKKYEKEKEKNKSLKNIIQRLEAELNRWRNGEDVPEEEQLSSKEQRSLEPCDNTPIIDNLLPAAGGGGGGGGGGGGVASEETRKYEEDIGNLYKQLDDKDDEINHHSQLAEKLKEQMLDQEELLASTRRDYEKIQEELCRLQTENELAKEEVKEVLQALEELAVNYDQKSQEVEERELANQQLAEQLQQKTAVLSAVQRELSQLQELSGLQRKRAAEVLNLLLRDLSDIGAIIGTSDIKTATCSEAKGNGVAVEEEFTTARLYISKMKSEVKSLVNRSKQLESAQADAHRKIQANEKELASCQLLVSQHQAKIKSLTDYMQNMEQKKRQLEESQDALTEELAKLQAQEKIHEVSGEEKEKEDISRPDDDIKKTLDEQLENHREAHQKQLSRLRDEIDDKQRMLDELTDLNQGLLLEQERLLSDYDKLKADEQEKDSKLQKLMLLNEQREQAREELKGLEDTVAKELQTLHNLRKLFIQDLTTRVKRSAELDCEEGVGSVAQKQKISFLENNLEQLTKVHKQLVRDNADLRCELPKLEKRLRATAERVKALENALKEAKENAMRDRKRYQQEVDRIKEAVRAKNMARRGHSAQIAKPIRPGHHPLPSPLTASIRAGNLYNHNFTVSSK; from the exons gGCAAGCCGTACGTGTTTGACCGCGTGCTGCCGCCCAACACGTCCCAGGAGCAGGTCTACAACGACTGCGCCCGGCAGATCGTCAGAG ATGTGCTCGGCGGCTACAATGGGACGATCTTCGCCTACGGACAGACGTCCTCTGGGAAGACGCACACCATGGAG ggaAAACTGCACGACCCCCAGCTGATGGGAATAATCCCCCGCATCGCCCACGACATCTTCGACCACATCTACTCCATGGACGAGAACCTGGAGTTTCACATCAAG gtctcttattttgaaatctaCTTGGACAAGATCAGAGACCTGCTGGACG TGTCAAAGACCAACCTCGCCGTGCACGAAGACAAAAACCGGGTGCCGTACGTCAAG ggCTGCACCGAGCGCTTCGTCTCCAGTCCAGAGGAAGTGATGGACGTCATCGACGAGGGGAAGGCCAACCGGCACGTGGCGGTCACCA ACATGAACGAGCACAGCTCCCGCAGCCACAGCATCTTCCTCATCAACATCAAGCAGGAGAACATCGAGACGGAGAAGAAGCTGTCGGGGAAGCTCTACCTGGTCGACCTGGCCGGCAGCGAGAAG gtcAGTAAGACGGGTGCAGAGGGAGCCGTGTTGGACGAGGCCAAGAACATCAATAAATCTCTCTCGGCGTTGGGGAACGTCATCTCAGCTCTGGCCGAGGGAACG aaaagCCACGTGCCGTACCGGGACAGCAAGATGACCCGGATCCTGCAGGACTCTCTGGGAGGAAACTGTcgcaccaccatcatcatctgcTGCTCGCCGTCCGTCTACAACGAGGCCGAGACCAAATCCACGCTCATGTTcggacagag ggccAAAACCATAAAGAACACGGTGTCTGTGAACCTGGAGCTGACGGCCGAGGAGTGGAAGAAGAAATacgagaaggagaaagagaagaacaaGAGCCTGAAGAACATCATCCAGAGGCTGGAGGCCGAGCTGAACCGCTGGAGGAACG gtgaggacGTTCCCGAGGAGGAGCAGCTGAGCTCCAAGGAGCAGAGGAGCCTGGAGCCGTGCGACAACACACCCATCATCGACAACCTGCTGCCGgccgcaggaggaggaggaggaggaggaggaggaggagggggcgtgGCCAGCGAGGAGACCAGGAAGTACGAGGAGGACATCGGCAACCTGTACAAACAGCTGGACGACAAG gaCGATGAGATCAACCATCACAGTCAGCTGGCTGAGAAGCTCAAGGAGCAGATGCTGGACCAGGAGGAg CTCCTGGCGTCGACGCGGCGCGACTACGAGAAGATCCAGGAGGAGCTGTGCCGGCTGCAGACGGAGAACGAGCTGGCcaaggaggaggtgaaggaggtgcTGCAGGCGCTGGAGGAGCTCGCCGTCAACTACGACCAGAAGAgccaggaggtggaggagagggagctggCCAACCAGCAgctggccgagcagctgcagcagaaaacg gCGGTGCTGTCGGCCGTGCAGCGGGAGCTCAGTCAGCTGCAGGAGCTCAGCGGCCTCCAGAGGAAGCGAGCGGCCGAGGTTCTCAACCTGCTGCTGCGCGACCTCAGCGACATCGGCGCCATCATCGGCACCAGCGACATCAAGACGGCCACG TGCTCGGAGGCGAAGGGGAACGGCGTGGCGGTGGAGGAGGAGTTCACCACGGCTCGCCTCTACATCAGCAAGATGAAGTCGGAGGTGAAGTCGCTGGTGAACCGCAGCAAGCAGCTGGAGAGCGCCCAGGCCGACGCCCACCGCAAGATCCAGGCCAATGAGAAGGAGCTGGCCTCCTGTCAGCTGCTCGTCTCCCAG caccaGGCGAAGATCAAGTCCCTGACAGACTACATGCAGAACATGGAGCAGAAGAAGAGGCAGCTGGAGGAGAGTCAGGACGCTCTGACCGAGGAGCTCGCCAAGCTGCAGGCTCAGG AGAAAATCCACGAGGTGTcgggggaggagaaggagaaggaggacatCAGCCGGCCGGACGACGACATCAAG aagACGCTGGACGAGCAGCTGGAGAACCACAGGGAGGCTCATCAGAAGCAGCTCAGCCGCCTCCGAGACGAGATCGACGACAAGCAGAGGATGCTGGACGAGCTGACCGA TCTGAACCAGGGCCTGCTGCTGGAGCAGGAGAGGCTGCTGTCCGACTACGACAAGCTGAAGGCCGACGAGCAGGAGAAGGACTCCAAGCTGCAGAAGCTCAT GCTGCTGAACGAGCAGAGGGAGCAGGCCAGGGAGGAGCTGAAGGGCCTGGAGGACACCGTG gccAAGGAGCTGCAGACTCTGCACAACCTGCGCAAACTCTTCATCCAGGACCTGACCACGCGGGTCAAGAGG agcgCAGAGCTGGACTGCGAGGAGGGAGTCGGCAGCGTCGCCCAGAAACAGAAGATTTCTTTCCTGGAGAACAACCTGGAGCAGCTCACCAAGGTCCACAAGCAG CTGGTGCGGGACAACGCCGACCTGCGCTGCGAGCTGCCCAAGCTGGAGAAGCGTCTGCGGGCGACGGCGGAGCGCGTCAAGGCGCTGGAGAACGCGCTCAAGGAGGCCAAGGAGAACGCCATGAGGGACCGCAAGCGCTACCAGCAGGAGGTGGACCGCATCAAGGAGGCGGTGCGCGCCAAGAACATGGCCAGGAGGGGGCACTCTGCTCAGATCG ccaaGCCCATCCGGCCGGGCCACCACCCGCTGCCCTCGCCCCTCACCGCCTCCATCAGGGCCGGAAACCTCTACAACCACAACTTCACCGTCAGCAGCAAGTAA